GATGACGACTATAGAGAGGAGCATGATTTTTTGAGCGGACAATCCAGTGAGGCTTTTCTTGGGCTAGTATACTTTTTTGAGAAATCATTTCTGGTTCAAACCAGATACCGAATTGCAAGCCTTGTTTATGACAAGCTTGAATGAGAGGGTGTAGGTCATCTGGAAATTTTTCCTTGTCAACCGCCCAATCACCGAGAGAAGAACGACTATTCTCTCTTCCAAGGAACCAACCGTCATCCAAAACTACAGCCTCGAACCCAAGTTGAGCAGCTTTGGAGATGAGTGATGACATCTTTTCCTGATTGACATCGAAGTAAGTCATTTCCCAGCTATTGACTAAAATTGGAGCAAAGCGATTGGTAAATTGAGGTGGGACAAGATGGTCTCTTGTAAAGTGATGAAATTCTTGCGACATGCCATTGAATCCAGCTTGGCTATAAGCGAGGACGGCTTGAGGTGTTTGAAAACTATCATTTGGCTCGAGTTTCCAAGAGAAACTGTCTGGATTTAGACCGATTTGCAGGCGAACAAAGTCATATTGATTTCGCTCCACAGATTCAGCATGCTCGCCACTATATATCAAGGTCATAGCTTTTACTTCCCCTGAGAAGTCGTCTGTGTTGTCGTTTGAAATTGCAAGAAAAGGTGGGTACTGAGGACCACTAGCCCCTCTGCGTGTAGACTGAATGTTCCGTCCTGGCTGAATTACTTTTTTTTGCAATTGAAATTCAGCCTGATGTGAGCCAGAAAAACTTGTTAGCACTTGATTATCGAAGGGAATATCAAAAGAAGCACTCATCAACTTATTGATTATCACAGAATGTTTTCCGTGGTTAATTAGTTTGTAGGAACGAAGGATAATATCATGGTGTTGAAAAATGGTGTAATAGTGTTCCAATGTCAGTTGGACTTGTTCATCTACAAAAGTCACTTTCAAAGTTTGAGCAGGACTGTCCTGATTATTTCTAGCGTGTGGCAAACCATCTAGCTCAGGCGTTCCCTCCATAATCTGATAAGATTGGAAATGAAAATGGACAATTTGAGAAAGATTAGCTAAAGTAACCTCAAGACTAGGTTCCATATAATCTCCCTGATACGGTAAGGAAAATTCATGAGGATAGTATTCGAGTGATTCGGTTGGATTATCAAAATCACTAAAGACAGCAAATGTCTTTTTTTGATTCGGTGCCTGATTCCAAGCTTTAAAGTTGGAAATAGGTGGGCCCCAATAACGATGAAGTAAATGACGATTCTGATAGAGTTCGATAATATAGGTCATTCGACTGTTTTGAATGTAGAAATAATTTGTTTCTGAATCAAATTGAATGTGGGTCATGCTGAAATTCCTTTCGATAATGGAGTGGAGATAATCCCGTTTCTTTTTTGAAAAATTTTGAGAAAGTGAGGCTATCTGAAAATCCGACCGATTGAGAAACATAGGAAACAGAATCACGAGTTTCAAGAAGCAGTTCCTTAGCTTTTCGGATTCGTAAACTAGTCAGATAATTTTTGGGTGTCGTATTGGTTTCTTTTTTAAAAATAGTGGCGAGATAGTTGGGATGGACACCGACAAACTCTGCAACATCAGTCATTTGGATAGGGTCATGGTAGTGTAAATCCATAAAATGCCTAGCCAGTGTGGATAGTTGCTGATTAGTGGACTGGTTCAAAATCCCGATTTCTTCTGTTAGGTCACCTAACAGACTATACATCAGTCCGTTAATTTTTAGGAATGAACTAAAGGTATCACCTGAACTCTCAAGAATGGTTGCAATAATCTTTTCATATTGTTTGGCATTCTGACAATCATATACAAATTGGTGTCTTTCTGCAGCTTGATAAATAAAGTTTGACTTTATTCCTAAAAAACCAATCCAAGAATATCTCCAAGGTTCATCAGCATCAGCTGTGTACTTAAACCAATAACCTGATGGAATAATAAATAACTGATTAGCCTTTATATCGTATACCTTGTCTTCAATTTCAAAGGTTCCTTTTCCTTGACTGACAAAGGTAATAAGATGATAGTCCCGACTTTTTAAACTATAAGAATAATTAGGTAAGCATTGCTCGATCCCACCACTGTAGAGAATTAAGTCTGAGATATGTTTATTGCTAAAATCTGTAAATCGATCGGTGTATTGTTTGAGAAAGTGTTCCATATTTACAGTATATCGAAACAAGAAATAAAAAACCAGACGATATTAGATTTTTCCATAAATTGATTTAGATTTTCTATATGAATGCTAAAACTAATCCGCTACAATATACATAACAACTAGTTGAAAGCGTTTTATATATTTAGGAGGTAATATTTGGAAAATCTATATAAAAACCATTTTCACCTTGAACCTCCCAGAGGTTTGTTAAATGATCCAAATGGATTAACCTATTTTCAAGGAAACTATTATGTATTTCACCAATGGAATCGCTTTGACCTCAATCATAATTATAAGGAATGGGGTTTATTTACATCAAAGGATTTATTACGATGGAAACATCAAGGTAGTGCCTTGCTTCCAGATTCTGATAAAGACTTGTCAGGAGTTTATTCAGGATCGGCTATCGTAAATGAAGATAAAATGCATCTATTTTACACTGGTAATAGTAAAATAGATGGGAGTCGGCGTTCTCTTCAATGTCAAGCTATTAGTGAAGATGGTAAAACTTTTCAAAAAAGTAATTCCTTTATCATAACACCAGAAGAGTTTACAGAACACCATCGTGATCCGAAGATATGGTCTGACCAAAATGGTTACCATATGATTGTTGGCAGTCAGACTAAAAATGGATATGGTGCGATAGCCTATTATCAATCCATTGATTGTAAAGAGTGGGACTATCAAGGTATCTTCTATACTTCCGAGGACCTAGAACAAATGGCGGAATGTCCAGATTATTTTGAGCTTGATGGAGAGTCTCTGCTTCTGGTCTGTCCGCAACAACGCGATTTGGAAAGTGATACAGATATTTCAAGTTATTCAGCCTATTATATGGGAGATATTAGAGATAATGAATTTTATCCTACAAGTGAGATTCAACCAATGGATGATGGATTTGATTTCTATGCTCCTCAAACGTTTTTAGATCCCAAAGGGAGACGGCTGATGTGGGCCTGGATGAGCCGTATGAACTCTAAAGAAGAAGCGGCTTGCCCTACAAAAGACTTTGGTTATCTCCATTGTTTGACAATGCCTAGAGAATTAAGGGTGATAGATGGCAAACTTTACCAACTGCCCCTCCAAGAAATTCTTCAAAGTAGAAAGAAGATAGAATCGCTTGAAACGGTTCTTTATGAATCAGAGGAGTTAGCTACTCAGTCTGTCATTGATATGACATGGAGTAAGAGCCTATCAAGCATTGAACTTGCCTTGTTCGACCAAAATGTGACTCTTGAATACAAACATCAGAAATTGATTCTTTCAAGAAAATCATGGTCAGACAAGCAGGTGCATACAAAAACAATTCCGCTCAAGGAACTGACAGCACTTCAAATTTTTATTGACAGCTCTGCTATGGAACTGTTCATAAACAAGGGTGAGAGAGTTATGTCCTTGCGTTATTTCTTACAGCAAGAAAAACGCTCATGTGACATTCGTGCCTCGCATCAAATGAATCTTTCCTATTCAAAATTAGAAAGTTGAGAAGAAAATGGATAATAAAACTACAGCAAAAGAAATATTAAAATATGTCGGTGGTGCAGAAAATGTAAAGTCTGCTCAACATTGTGCAACTCGGTTACGCATCATTACTAAAAACCAAGATTTAGTAGATGTAAAAGCTATTGAAAATCTGGATAAGGTAAAAGGTAGTTTTTATAATTCAGGGCAATATCAAATTATCCTTGGGACAGGACTTGTTGATAAAGTTTATGAAGAATTTATGCCTCTAATTGGACAAGCAATGACTGCTAAAGTTGACGATGAGTTAGCTGAACCAGAAAAACTGACCTTTAGACGAGCAATTCGTATATTTGGTGATGTCTTTGTGCCAATTATTCCTGTTCTGGTTGCCACAGGTTTATTTATGGGATTACGTGGGCTCTTGACACAGGAAGCAGTTCTTGGTGTTTTTGGATTGACACCAGCTGATGTACCAGTTCAATTAATTCAATTTACTCAAATATTGACAGATACAGCTTTTGCATTTTTACCTGCACTTGTAGCTTGGTCTACATTCAATATCTTTGGTGGAACACCTATCCTTGGGATGGTATTGGGCTTGATGTTGGTTAACTCTATCTTGCCGAATGCTTATGCGGTCGGGTCAGGAGAAGCTGAGCCAATGATCTTCTTTGGATTTATTAAGGTTGTCGGTTACCAAGCATCTGTATTGCCTGCCTTTATGACTGCAGTTGTTACAACTAAGATTGAAAAATGGCTAAAAAAGACTATTCCAGATTCTCTTGATTTAATCTTACGTCCATTCTTGACACTCTTAAGTGGTTTGGCCTTAGGTTTGTTTATCATCGGCCCTGTTTTCCATGAGATTGAAGTTTACGTTCTTGCAGCTGTAGAATTCTTGTTAACTTTACCATTTGGTCTTGGAGGCTTGATTTATGGTTCCTTTGGACAACTACTTGGTATTTTAGGAATCCATCATATTCTGAGTCTTCTCGAAATCAATATGCTTGCGAAAGACGGATGGAACTTACTAAATCCTGTTGGGACATGTGGTAACGTTGCTCAAGCAGGAGCTGTTCTAGCAATTGCAATTAAGACAGTTTCAAACAAAATGAAACAGGTAGCCTATCCATCTGCCTTATCGGCAGCTCTTGGGATTACTGAACCTGCAGTCTTTGGTGTTACATTACGTCTTGGAAAACCATTTATTATGTCAATGATTGGTGGTGGTATCGGAGGATTCTTCGCATCAATCTTCCAACTTAAAGCAACAGGATTGGGATTGACAGGTATTCCTGGAACACTTCTGTACTTGAATGAACAATTACCACTTTATATCCTAACAAACTTGATTGCATTTGCATCTGCATTTGCTCTAACTTGGATGTTTGGTTATAAAAAAGATGAAGTTTTGTAGAATATCAAGTAGCAATTAAAGATACTATCAAACTGCTATAAATTTAATTTGAGTGCACTTCTCGATTTACTAAGTTCGAGAAGTGCTTTGCATTCAGAAATGAATTGTCCAATTAGGACAATTTTTCAATATTTCCCGAGTCAACCTCTATACTTTTCCTTGGGAGAAAGATTGATGTACCGACGTCTAAGGGATTTGAGAGAAGACAATGATTTCACTCAAAAATACGTTGCCGAAAAACTTTCGTTTACTCACTCTGCTTATGCAAAAATTGAGAGAGGAGAACGTATCTTAACGGCATAAGTAATAATAAAACTTTCAAATCTATATAATGTCAGTACAGATTATTTGTTAGGGCAAACTGACTTTCCCCATCGAATTAAGAATAATTTAAAATATTCCCTCCTGATTTGTTCATTGACAATTGAATAATTCTAGGTGGGACTTTTTCTACCATTTGTCAAGCATCCCAAGGTTTTAAAGCGAAAATATTTTGAGGACAATCGCTAAATGTCGGTTATTGCCCTCTTTTTCTGTGCTAAGGAGCGATAAAAGTGTACACAAAAGGAACACCTTATCTAGCCTTTTTAAAAATAAGGTGTTAGAATAGTATGGCATACTCACTTTACTGATTTTGGGTTGAAGTATAATCGTAAAGTTTGTTATGCGTTATGAGGTAATACATTGTCCTTATGAGACGATGTATAGAGGCAATCGTGTGTGGTTTAGTTGAAGTCATCTGCGATTGTCTTTTTCGTTTCTCATAGAAATCTGCGATATGGCAGGGATTCGTGTGACTAGCTGCAGCGATGTTGTGAATGCATTTGAAGAGAATCTTTCTGGCATAAGGATTGCCGCGTTTGGTGATGTGTTCCTTGGCTAAGAAGTTCCCAGATTCATAATGTCTCAGATCAATCCCAATAAAGGCGTTGATTTGATTGGCAGACTGAAAACGGCGAATGTCCCCAAGCTCGCCAATGATAGATGTCGCTGTGGTTTCCGCTATTTCAGGAATAGAGAGAAGGATCTCATATTCAGGAAAAGGTTTGGCTAGAGTTACCATTTCGTCCAGAACAGCTTGTCTGCGTTCAGATAATCTTAACAGTTCTTGTGCATAGTAACGGACCTCTTCAATGACTGGAGCGGTTTTCTTGACTGCACAGTAGGACTGTTTAACGAGTGATGTCATTTTCAATACTCAACGTCTAGTGTCCCACATACTTTGATAACATTCTCTCTAAAACAGGTGTCTTGCCAGTTTTTATTACGACGTCAAGCGTCAAAAACTCCCACGACTTAACAAGACACCTCTACTTTAACATAAAGAAAAAGTAGTGAGTACTCTCTCCCGTCGGAGATTTCCTCACTACTAATCTTAGTATGTTTTTGATGCGTGAAGGAGTAGAATAAGGGTGTCTATTAGATAAGGTAGGAAAAGGAGGTGTTGACACGAATAAAATTACAAAAACGTTACAAATATTTCAAAAATGTGTTGAAAAACAACATAATTTGTATTATAATATAGTTAAAGAAAGCGAGGAAAAACTTATGAAAAATAAAGTAATGGTATCAATGTTTACATTGGCTTCTGTCTCTATTTTATTGACCGCTTGCGGACAAAAAACAGAGAAGCAAAGCTCTTCTAGCTCATCAACGGTAGAGCAAAGTACGAAAACAAGTGAGAGCAAAGCAAGTAAGTCAAAAACTTCTACAAAGTCTGAGATGAAAGATTCAGCTACAAAGGCTAGTTCAGACACAGCAACTCCTGCGGAAAAAATGCCAAGTGCTAGTGCGAGCCAAGAAAAGACAGAAGAAGCATCATCAGCTCCAACGTCCTCAGAAAGTACAATTGATCTCAATGCACTGGTAAACGGAGATTTTTCAAGTATTGCAGGGACATGGCAAAATGACGTAGGAAGTTCCATTATCTTTGACGCCAATGGCGTGACATCTGTAGTGACAAAAAATGTCTATACGGGCGAGACATATTCTAGTGATTCAGTGCCATTGGATAGTCCTAGAGTAGATGAACGTGGCTGGTTTGTCGTTGGTTTGGGACAAGGTATGGGGAGTGAACCTCTTATGGTCATCCCTCGAGGTGTAACATTTATGATGGATAATGTGACACGAAATCAAGATGTGATCCAAATTGGAACAGATGCAGCTTATGCTACCTATCATCCTTATTATAAAATCAACTAAATAATCAATATGTTTAGACAAGCTTTATGTTTGTTTCAAAGTGAAGCAAGAGAGCATGCAAGGACATGCCGTGACAGAAGGTGTCTATATAGGATCTTACGGACTTCTATTTGAAGATGATTCAGAGAATGCTTCAGCAGCCTGGGCTGTGAATGTGGTACCAGCAGGCGTAGCGAGCTCTTACTTTAAGATTGTACGAGATCAAGATGCCATTTATATGGGACAAGGTGTGGACATGGAGAACCACCCTTACTATCGAGCAAATTAAAAAGCAATCAGCATGAAGGAACAGGATTCATGCTGATTTTTTAATTTGATAGTGCTTGTAGCGTGTTATGGGATTAGGAAAGGAAATTTCTATCAATGCATTCTATGAATAGGGAATTACTTTTGTTAAAAATATTTCAAAAAAATTACAAATATTTCAAAAATGTGTTGACAAATAACAGTATTAATATTATAATAACAGCAAAGAAAGTGAGGTAAAACACATGACAAAGAAAACAATCCTATCCGCAGTGACATTAGCTTCTGTGGCCCTATTATTGACGGCTTGCGGACAAAAAGCGACAGAATCAAATTCTTCGAGTTCATCAAGGATTGAGCAGAGTATGGCGAAAAGTAAGGATAAAAAATCAAGTCAATCTAGCTCATCTGAAATGATGAAAAATAAAAAAGAAAATGCCCAAGATACAGATATGAAAGCAAGCGCATCTTCTTCGGAACAAGAGGGAGCGTCAGCTGAAGAAACAGCGGCTCAATCTTCAAAGCAAACCCAAGAAACAGGAAAAGGGGGCTATGAAGCAAAGGATGGTGGCACATTGCCTTTATTTGAAGAGACTCCTGTCTATACTGCTATGGATAAGGGGAAAGGTGCAGGCTTTACGCTTCCAGCTGGTGAGGTGAACTGGGATCAGTATGTGCAAGGAAATGGAGATTACTGGTATAGCTATGTAGGAAATGACGGTGTTCGGTATTACATCGCTTATTCAGATGTAGAGCACTGATAGTCACAGTAGAGAAAACAGTGGGAAGGAATGACTTTCTTGCTGTTTTTCAATACTATGGGGAATATGTGGTATAATATCAGTAAAAAGGATAAGGTTTTCTATGGATAAAGAGGTATTTGCAAAACGAATCAAAAACTTACGAGTAGAAAAAGGACTGACTAAGGAAGAACTGTGCCAAGATGAAGAGCACTTATCCGTCCGTCAGTTGACAAGGCTCGAGACAGGCAAATCACAGCCTACTTTAGCCACCTTAGAATACTTGTCTGAAGCCTTTGGTGTGAGTGTTGCTTATCTTTTGGGGAAAGAGGAGGTTTCGTTGCCTCAAGAGTATCAAAACCTAAAATATCAATTCATTCGAACGAGTAGTTATAGCAATCCTGAAGTTTGGACAGAAATGGAAGAACTACTGGATAAGTTATTGGAATTTTATGAAGATTTGCCAGCAGAGGAACAGTTAGCAGTGGATATTTTGCAATCTCAGCTTTATACTTTCACTTCTCAAGGTGAAAAATTTGGCTTATCCTTATTGGAAGAATACTTACCACATTTGTTGGAGAAAAGAGAATATACTTTAAATGATTTATTGCTAATACAATTGTATGGTTTGCATATTGAAGCCGAGGATTCCATAAAAGAAACATTTGACATTGAATTATTAAGAAGTATTACCAAAAAGTTGTTGGAAGCTTATGAAACAACATCTGAAGATTATTTGTTTTTGTTGAGAGATTTGCTCATTATTCCTCTCTATGTTGAAAGTTTACGCAAGGAATTTCGGTATTCATCACAGGCCTTGACAATGCTTAGAGAAATCATGGAGGAAACACAGGACTTTCAAAAGAAACCGATTCTCTTAATGCTGGAGTGGAAGTATGCTTTATTTGCCCAGAAAGATCGGGATGCAGCTGTAGGACTATACCGAGATGCCAAGACTCTGGCTCAACTATTTGGCAATCCTTTTTTAGTCGGAAAATTAGAAGAAGAGTGGGAACAGGATACTGGTATCCGTTCACAAGACTGAACAGGACATCCGTGTCCTGTTTTTTTGATGGGTGAAGGAGTAGAATAAGGGTGTCTATTAGATAATACTCAATAAAAATCAAAATTAGTATTTTTACTCCTCTCTTATACGGTTCAGATATAAATCACCTATTTTTTTATTACTGTCCATTCCATTTGCTGAAAGAGTATCCTGATTAACTCATTTAGCCTTCTACATTTTAAGGTTAAAATAAATATGTTTAGATAAAATGACTATTTTTGAAATTAAATGAGTATAAGGTTTTAAAAGAAAAGGGAGGTGTTGATACGAAGAAAGTTACAAAAACATTACAAATGTTTCGAAAATGTGTTGAAAAACAACATAATTTGTATTATAATATAGTTAAAGAAAGCGAGGAAAAACTTATGAAAAATAAAGTAATGGTATCAATGTTTACATTGGCTTCTATCTCTATTTTATTGACCGCTTGCGGACAAAAAACAGAGAAGCAAAGCTCTTCTAGCTCATCAACGGTAGAGCAAAGTACGAAAACAAGTGAGAGCAAAGCAAGTAAGTCAAAAACTGCTACAAAGTCTGAGATGAAAGATTCAGCTACAAAGGCTAGTTCAGACACAGCAACTCCTGCGGAAAAAATGCCAAGTGCTAGTGCGAGCCAAGAAAAGACAGAAGAAGCATCATCAGCTCCAACGTCCTCAGAAAGTACAATTGATCTCAATGCACTGGTAAACGGAGATTTTTCAAGTATTGCAGGGACATGGCAAAATGACGTAGGAAGTTCCATTACCTTTGACGCCAATGGCGTGACATCTGTAGTGACAAAAAATGTCTATACGGGCGAGACATATTCTAGTGATTCAGTGCCATTGGATAGTCCTAGAGTAGATGAACGTGGCTGGTTTGTCGTTGGTTTGGGACAAGGTATGGGGAGTGAACCTCTTATGGTCATCCCTCGAGGTGTAACATTTATGATGGATAATGTGACACGAAATCAAGATGTGATCCAAATTGGAACGGATGCAGCTTATGCTACCTATCATCCTTATTATAAAATCAACTAAATAATCAATATGTTTAGACAAGACTTTATGTTTGTTTCAAAGTGAAGCAAGAGGGCATGCAAGGATATACCGTGACAGAGGGTGTCTATGTTGGATCTTACGGACTTCTATTTGAAGATGATTCAGAGAATGCTTCAGCAGCCTGGGCTGTGAATGTAGTACCAGCAGGCGTAGCGAGCTCTTACTTTAAGGTTGTACGAGGTCAAGATGCCGATATGGAGGACCACCCTTGCTATCAAATTAAAAATCATCACGAAGGAACAGGCTTCATGATGATTTTTTAATTTGATAGTGCTTGGTAGCGTGTTATGGGATTAGGAAAGGAAATTTCTATCAATGCATTCTATGGGTAAGCAATATCTTTGGTTAAAAATATTTCAAAAACGTGTTTATAAACAATATTAATATTATAATAATGGCGAAGAAAGCGAGATAAAACACATGACAAAGAAAACAATCCTATCCGTAGTGACATTAGCTTCTGTGACCTATTATTGACGGTTTGCGGAAAAAAGCGACAGAATCAAATTCTTCGAGTTCATCAAGGATTGAGCAGAGTATGGCGAAAAGTAAGGATAAAAAATCAAGTCAATCTAGCTCATCTGAAATGATGAAAAATAAAAAAGAAAATGCCCAAGATACAGATATGAAAGCAAGCGCATCTTCTTCGGAACAAGAGGGAGCGTCAGCTGAAGAAACAGCGGCTCAATCTTCAAAGC
The window above is part of the Streptococcus himalayensis genome. Proteins encoded here:
- a CDS encoding alpha-galactosidase, with amino-acid sequence MTHIQFDSETNYFYIQNSRMTYIIELYQNRHLLHRYWGPPISNFKAWNQAPNQKKTFAVFSDFDNPTESLEYYPHEFSLPYQGDYMEPSLEVTLANLSQIVHFHFQSYQIMEGTPELDGLPHARNNQDSPAQTLKVTFVDEQVQLTLEHYYTIFQHHDIILRSYKLINHGKHSVIINKLMSASFDIPFDNQVLTSFSGSHQAEFQLQKKVIQPGRNIQSTRRGASGPQYPPFLAISNDNTDDFSGEVKAMTLIYSGEHAESVERNQYDFVRLQIGLNPDSFSWKLEPNDSFQTPQAVLAYSQAGFNGMSQEFHHFTRDHLVPPQFTNRFAPILVNSWEMTYFDVNQEKMSSLISKAAQLGFEAVVLDDGWFLGRENSRSSLGDWAVDKEKFPDDLHPLIQACHKQGLQFGIWFEPEMISQKSILAQEKPHWIVRSKNHAPLYSRHQYCLDVSQKEVQDWLIESLSQFISTYQVDYIKWDMNRHLVEHESQITVFGSAKEFAHRYMLGLYRIIDSITKRFPDLLIENCSSGGGRLDYGMLYYFPQTWASDNTDGLDRQAIQDGASYLFHPYQITGHVSVTPNHQTQRHTPLQTRQNLASATNMGYELNLLEFSEEEEKQVIEHISEFKQSRHLIKYGNFYRLKSPFTSHQTAWLFESQDKSHYKFTAFNNVYKVSQHHAIFKIPYLDQNANYVDQFGREFSGAELVHSGLHIPFAASDFQSYTLELSRVE
- a CDS encoding AraC family transcriptional regulator, encoding MEHFLKQYTDRFTDFSNKHISDLILYSGGIEQCLPNYSYSLKSRDYHLITFVSQGKGTFEIEDKVYDIKANQLFIIPSGYWFKYTADADEPWRYSWIGFLGIKSNFIYQAAERHQFVYDCQNAKQYEKIIATILESSGDTFSSFLKINGLMYSLLGDLTEEIGILNQSTNQQLSTLARHFMDLHYHDPIQMTDVAEFVGVHPNYLATIFKKETNTTPKNYLTSLRIRKAKELLLETRDSVSYVSQSVGFSDSLTFSKFFKKETGLSPLHYRKEFQHDPHSI
- a CDS encoding glycoside hydrolase family 32 protein; the encoded protein is MENLYKNHFHLEPPRGLLNDPNGLTYFQGNYYVFHQWNRFDLNHNYKEWGLFTSKDLLRWKHQGSALLPDSDKDLSGVYSGSAIVNEDKMHLFYTGNSKIDGSRRSLQCQAISEDGKTFQKSNSFIITPEEFTEHHRDPKIWSDQNGYHMIVGSQTKNGYGAIAYYQSIDCKEWDYQGIFYTSEDLEQMAECPDYFELDGESLLLVCPQQRDLESDTDISSYSAYYMGDIRDNEFYPTSEIQPMDDGFDFYAPQTFLDPKGRRLMWAWMSRMNSKEEAACPTKDFGYLHCLTMPRELRVIDGKLYQLPLQEILQSRKKIESLETVLYESEELATQSVIDMTWSKSLSSIELALFDQNVTLEYKHQKLILSRKSWSDKQVHTKTIPLKELTALQIFIDSSAMELFINKGERVMSLRYFLQQEKRSCDIRASHQMNLSYSKLES
- a CDS encoding PTS transporter subunit EIIC, whose amino-acid sequence is MDNKTTAKEILKYVGGAENVKSAQHCATRLRIITKNQDLVDVKAIENLDKVKGSFYNSGQYQIILGTGLVDKVYEEFMPLIGQAMTAKVDDELAEPEKLTFRRAIRIFGDVFVPIIPVLVATGLFMGLRGLLTQEAVLGVFGLTPADVPVQLIQFTQILTDTAFAFLPALVAWSTFNIFGGTPILGMVLGLMLVNSILPNAYAVGSGEAEPMIFFGFIKVVGYQASVLPAFMTAVVTTKIEKWLKKTIPDSLDLILRPFLTLLSGLALGLFIIGPVFHEIEVYVLAAVEFLLTLPFGLGGLIYGSFGQLLGILGIHHILSLLEINMLAKDGWNLLNPVGTCGNVAQAGAVLAIAIKTVSNKMKQVAYPSALSAALGITEPAVFGVTLRLGKPFIMSMIGGGIGGFFASIFQLKATGLGLTGIPGTLLYLNEQLPLYILTNLIAFASAFALTWMFGYKKDEVL
- a CDS encoding DUF6287 domain-containing protein, translating into MKNKVMVSMFTLASVSILLTACGQKTEKQSSSSSSTVEQSTKTSESKASKSKTSTKSEMKDSATKASSDTATPAEKMPSASASQEKTEEASSAPTSSESTIDLNALVNGDFSSIAGTWQNDVGSSIIFDANGVTSVVTKNVYTGETYSSDSVPLDSPRVDERGWFVVGLGQGMGSEPLMVIPRGVTFMMDNVTRNQDVIQIGTDAAYATYHPYYKIN
- a CDS encoding helix-turn-helix domain-containing protein: MDKEVFAKRIKNLRVEKGLTKEELCQDEEHLSVRQLTRLETGKSQPTLATLEYLSEAFGVSVAYLLGKEEVSLPQEYQNLKYQFIRTSSYSNPEVWTEMEELLDKLLEFYEDLPAEEQLAVDILQSQLYTFTSQGEKFGLSLLEEYLPHLLEKREYTLNDLLLIQLYGLHIEAEDSIKETFDIELLRSITKKLLEAYETTSEDYLFLLRDLLIIPLYVESLRKEFRYSSQALTMLREIMEETQDFQKKPILLMLEWKYALFAQKDRDAAVGLYRDAKTLAQLFGNPFLVGKLEEEWEQDTGIRSQD
- a CDS encoding DUF6287 domain-containing protein; this translates as MKNKVMVSMFTLASISILLTACGQKTEKQSSSSSSTVEQSTKTSESKASKSKTATKSEMKDSATKASSDTATPAEKMPSASASQEKTEEASSAPTSSESTIDLNALVNGDFSSIAGTWQNDVGSSITFDANGVTSVVTKNVYTGETYSSDSVPLDSPRVDERGWFVVGLGQGMGSEPLMVIPRGVTFMMDNVTRNQDVIQIGTDAAYATYHPYYKIN